In one window of Henckelia pumila isolate YLH828 chromosome 1, ASM3356847v2, whole genome shotgun sequence DNA:
- the LOC140875515 gene encoding zinc finger protein CONSTANS-LIKE 3-like, with protein MGTCETSKIICDSCKTTPALLFCRADAAFLCLECDSDIHAANKLASRHARVLVCEVCEQAPAVVTCKADAAALCAACDGDIHSANPLARRHQRLPVVPFRGAASVTKSANSSAGSAAFGNEYIAEEEEAAEEADSWLLTKLDEGPGWPAYKSHEDQYLFTDSDPITFLDLDLISVEHEKPKQEYSCDGVVPVVQPKNEFESGHILGPIVNGFPSSTHDVKFPIYSQSISQSVSSSSSLEREARVLRYREKRKSRKFEKTIRYASRKAYAETRPRIKGRFAKRSSELLELDSFIAAYDIDASFCVVPTF; from the exons atggggACTTGCGAAACATCCAAGATAATATGCGATTCATGCAAAACGACGCCGGCTCTGCTCTTCTGCCGCGCCGACGCCGCCTTCCTCTGCCTGGAATGCGACTCCGACATCCACGCCGCCAACAAGCTCGCTTCCCGCCACGCGCGCGTGTTGGTCTGCGAGGTGTGCGAGCAGGCCCCGGCCGTCGTCACCTGCAAAGCCGACGCCGCCGCGCTCTGCGCCGCGTGCGACGGAGACATACACTCGGCTAACCCCCTCGCCCGTCGCCACCAGCGGCTCCCCGTCGTTCCCTTCCGCGGCGCTGCCTCCGTTACGAAATCAGCCAACTCCTCCGCCGGCTCTGCCGCGTTCGGCAATGAGTACATCGCGGAGGAGGAGGAGGCGGCGGAGGAGGCCGATTCTTGGCTCCTCACGAAACTTGACGAGGGTCCCGGGTGGCCTGCTTACAAGTCTCATGAGGATCAGTACTTGTTCACTGATTCCGATCCTATAACATTCTTGGATCTTGATTTGATATCCGTTGAACATGAGAAGCCTAAGCAGGAGTATTCATGTGATGGAGTTGTTCCAGTAGTTCAACCCAAAAATGAATTCGAATCGGGCCATATTCTGGGTCCGATTGTGAACGGGTTTCCCAGTAGTACTCACGATGTCAAATTTCCAATATACTCGCAATCCATAAGCCAAAGT GTATCATCTTCCAGCTCCTTGGAAAGAGAAGCAAGGGTGTTAAGGTACAGGGAGAAAAGAAAGAGTCGAAAGTTTGAGAAAACCATTCGATATGCATCGAGAAAGGCGTATGCGGAGACAAGGCCAAGAATTAAAGGGAGATTTGCAAAGCGTAGTTCGGAGCTGCTTGAACTTGATTCCTTCATTGCTGCTTATGATATTGATGCTTCATTTTGTGTTGTCCCCACCttctaa